GTCTGGTCGAAGCCGGGCGGGCTGTGGCGCTCTACTCCCCGGCGAAAGCCGGGAAGTCATTGTTCCTGCTCTGGCTGGCCGCTCGGGTCGCCCTCGGGCAGGACATCTTCGGGCAGCCGGTCAAGGCGCGCACGGTGCTCTACGTCGATCTGGAGAACACCCAGGGCGATGTCCTCGACCGCATGGAGCACATGGGATTCGACGCCGACACCGAGGCGCTGGCCGAACGGCTGCACTACCTGTCCCTGCCGATGATGCGGCGGCTCGACACACCGGAAGGGGGACGGCAGATCACCGAGGCCGCCCTCGCGGTCGGTGCTGATCTGGTGGTCATCGACACGGCCGCGCGCACCATCACCACAGCAGAGAAGGACGCCGACACCTGGCACAACTGGTACTCCAACACGGGGTTTCCGCTGAAGCATCACGGCATCGCCGTGATCCGTCTCGATCACTCCGGCAAGGACGAGAAGAAGGGGCAGCGCGGGTCCTCGGCGAAGAACTCCGACGTCGATCTGGTCGTGAGACTGACGGCCACCCAGGACGGCGCTGGTGATGCCGTGTTCCTGAAGGCGGAGGAGTCCCGGCAGGCCCACTACCTGACCCGTGCGAAGTTGCGTCGCGGTCGGGATGACTGCGGATTCCTCACGCATGACGTGGAGTCGCTGGAGTGGCCCGCTGGGTCGATCGACCCCGGCGTTCAGGCAGTGATGGACCAACTCGACGGACTCGACGTCCCGGTGACGGCCGGGCGCGGGACGGTGCTGGCGGCCCTGAAGGCCGCCGGTCTGAAGTACCCGAAGCGGGTAGTTGAGCAGGCGATTCGGGTACGGAAAGAGGCGACCCGATGACGGCCACGGCGCGCCCCACACTTGCCCCCGACCTGCCCGGCACCCCCCGGGCAGGGTCGGGCAGGTGCCCGAAGCGGCCACCTTCGCCGATCTGGGCAGGCCCCGGACAGGGGCCGGGCAGGAGCGTGGGCACCCCCCCGGGCAGGGTCGGGCAGCGTTTCACCGCCGAACTGCCCAAAAAGGAGCACCCCTATATAGGGGTGCCCCTTTGGGCGGCCAAGACGAGAACGGCAGAACCAAGAAGAACCACCATCGAGAGGAACCACTCATGACCACCGACTGCACACCCGCCGTTCCCGGCGGAGACTGGCGATTCACCGACGCGCAGGGGCGTGACTACGCCATCGCCTACTTCACCGCCGAAGGAGGGCCGTGGACGTTCGCCCCGACGCCGCTGTACGGCAACGCGACCACTCACCCGATTCACTGCGACGAACTTGGACCCGGCTGGGTCTGGCACGCCGCCGTTGGCCGACCCGCACCCGGCGTCTCAGCGTGCGGCCTCGTGTTGGCACAGTCCATCCATCCAAAGGCGGCCAACCTGGCAGAAGCGCTTCTCGACAAGATCTTCACTTCCGACCGACCCCGCCCGACCGTGCGGGACGCAATGCGGCTCACGAGACGGTCGAAGGAGGAAACGGTGGCGGCCCTTGAGGTCCTCACCGACCACGGCTACGCCCGTCCGGCTGATCCGGTGCGCCGCTACTCGGCCGGGCGCAGTGACGGCATCGGCACACGCTCGGCGAGGATTCTGTGGCACCAGTCGGTCCTCGATGCCCTGACTCCCACCGAGGCCGACTCATGACCACCCGCTGCCCGACCTGCGGCCGCAGCCCTCGGCGGACCGTGGCCGATCGCGTGGTGGCCGGTGACCTCGACCCGAAGCGCGCCCCGAAGCTGCACGCCGCCTGGGACACGCTTCGTCGTGAGGTTGAGCGCTGGCCTGGAATCAGCGCCGTGGACCTGCGATGGATCCTCGCCGAGGACCTCGACCTGGCCCACAAGTCAACCGACCACCTGGTCCGCGCGGCGGTCGCGGCCGGGCTGCTGCATCGCAGCCTACGAGATCGGCGGAACACCGCGCCGTGCTCCGCGCGCGGATCTGGCCCGGGCCGGGTGAGGCGTCGTGGTGAGATGCCCCGTCGCGGTCTCCCGCAACGACCACGAGCAACGCCCTGGGCCTTTCCGGGTAGTTCCGGTACCCCCCGAGCCAGGGCCCACATCTGATTCGCGACCGAGAGCCATTCCCGACGACGACAGGAGACACCCACGATGAGGAACAAACCCAAGGCCGAGAGGCCGGAAACCATGTCCGAGACCCGCACATGGGACGTCACAAAGAACCACTACAAGCGCGACGGCTTGTGCCACCGCTGCGCCAGTCAGGCCGCGTGGGGCCACCAGATCGGTTTCTCCCGGCTGGAACACGCGCCCTGCTCGGACTGCGCTGCGGTCGTGGCCACGTTCCCCGTCGAAGCCTCACACCCGGCGTGGAGACGGCACCGCCAAGGGAAACGGCGGCCATGACCTCCCGCACCGCCCTGAGAGCGATCGGGAGCCCGACCGGGGTGATCGCCCCGGCCTCTGCTCCCGATCGCTCCTGCGTCGCCACCAGAGACACGCGCGGGGCATCTGTGTCGAAGCGGGCCGCGATCGTGGAGGAGGCGGAGGTCAACGGTGGGCGCAAACCTGCTAGTTCTAGCAGGTTGTCCCCGACCGAGTTCGCCGCCCTCGGCATCGTCGGGCTGCGCTCCAAGGACAGCGTGCGCCGCTACGTCCGCGCGTGGATGGATCAGGTTGGGGTGCGTCCCGAGCCGCGGCGGTCGAGCGACTCGACCTCGAGCCCGGCGTCCCGCCCACGCTCGAGGACCTCGAGCCAAGCGAACACCGCGACCACGGCCGCCGCGAACGATCACGACCACGAGCACGACCGGCACGGTGGTGGTGGTCATGACCATGCAGTCGATTCTTCGATCGCGTCCGCCGTGGTCGCCGTGCCCGCCCAGGTCCGACCGGCGGGCATCGACTCTCACGCGGATTCGGGCATCGGCACCGCGCCGGTATCACGGAGGTCCGACAGCCCGGACCGAGATCCCCCGTCGCGGACCTGTCGCCGGGCCGCCGGGCACGAGCTCGGCCTCGGCCCGCCAGGCGTGGCGGTTCCTCGGTGGGCCTCGGTGTCTGCGGTGCCCTTCTGGTGGCGCTTCGGGCCCGCCCCGGGACGCCTCGGTGCTCCTGGTCCCGGCATCGCTTCGGCGTCCGCCGACACGCCCCGGCGGTCGCCGCCACGGCCCCGCGGTTCATCGGTGCGCCCCCCGAAGGGGCGGGGGATACCCCCGTTCCGCCGACCCCTCGCCCCCACCCCGCACTGCTTCCAAGGGTCGATGCAAGCCACTCATTCAACGTTCAACTACACCTGAGAGGAACCCCAGCGATGCCCAACCCCGTGCCGAAACCGGCCAGCCAGTCCCGCCAGCCGAACCGAGGAATCCGCGCCCGCCGGGCGGTCGTGACCACGCCCCGAACGAGCCCACCGAAGCCACCGAAAGACCTTCAGGGACCGGGCCGCGACTGGTACGAGTCGCTGAAGTCATCCCGGCAGTCCGGGCTCTACGAGGACTCCGACTGGCACACCGCGATCGCCGCCGGATTCGCGTTGAGCGAGGCGTTCGACCGGACCCGCCCGCCGAGTCACCGCGAACGCCACCACCGCGAATGGCGGCAGCTCGCGGAGTCGTTGCTCGCGTCCGAGAAGGCCCGGCGATCCGTGCACTTCCACGACGACGACGCCGCACCCGGATCGCCGGACGGCCCGCCGCCGGACCACGCCCCACGGGTGGGCGGCCGAGGAGCCGCGATGTAGACCCCGATCACCCACGAACCCACGAATCAAACGAATCAACGAACAAGTAGGAAAACCAATGACAACAACAACAATCACCGACACCGAAGCCCGCGAGCGGATCGAACAGGCTCGCCGCCTCAGCGAACAGGCGGCCGCCGCACTGGACCGCGCCCATGATCTGCTGGCCGAGGTGCAGCAACACCGCAGGGATCTGGACTCACCCGAAGTGCAGGACGCGACCCTGCGGGTGATCGACGCCCGGCTGGACCTCGACGGCCGCGAAGGACTCATCGCAGAACTCGCCGACGCACTGACCGCCGTACTCGACGCCCCGGCTGGGGTGACGGCGTGACCGCGAAGACGAAACGACCCCCCGCGACCTTGGCCGTCGATGACCTCGCCGGACTGAGCCCGATGCCGAGCTTCGCGCAGAAGCTGCGATTCCTCGCGCAGATCGAGCACTGGAACGCCGACCCGCAACTGGTCCAAGCGCTCGGCAAAGCCTTGACCGCGCGGGACGCCCAACGTCAGGCACGAAGCACGTTGGGACAGGCCGCCGCCGAGGCGGGCGGATTCGCGCTGCAACACCTCGACGACGCGAAGTACTGCGGGAACTACCCCAGCGAAACGGTCAACCGGCTGCGGGACCTGCGGTTGGCGAGCAACCGGCTCGATGCCGCGCGGAAGCAAGCGGTCATCGCCCTGACCGTGGTGGTCGATCGCGCGATCGCCTCACCGCAGGCCCGGGAAGCGGCCGCCCAGCGGGTCGGGCAGGCCGAGGAGCTGACCCGGCAGGCGGTCTCGGCGATGGACGCCGCCGAGGCGTTGCTCGATGACGCGGTGTCGTCGTTGAATCTGAGCGGGCCCCTGTTGGGGCGGGCACGAACGGCCCTGGTGAACGGGCGCATGGCCGGAGACGATCGCTCCGACTGGCTGGGGGCGTACTGTACTGCGGTCAGCTCCGAAGTGGCGACCGAGGATCAGGAGGTGCCCGCATGAGCGAGAACGACGAACCCGACCGCGATCAGGGCGACGACAAGCCGCTGGGACCTGCCGAGCTGGCCCTGGCCGTGCGGCGACTGCAAGGCAAGGCCGCACCGGACCCGGACGCCGAACCGCTCCGGCTGGCGGCCGCCGTCCGCCGCCGGTAGCCGCCCCACAATCTCCGGGTGGCTCTCGCGGAGGAAACGTGCGGAACCTCCCCGCGCGAAGCCCCGGGGCCGAGAGCCACCCGGACCCTCACCTGAAGGGACGACCCGTTGCACGACATCGCCGAGGAGCTGAGCCACCTGGCCGCCGCGTGGCTGCGGTCCGAATCGGAGTCGGTGCTTCCGAGGCGGCCGGTTGGCGACATGTCCGGGTTGCGGGCCCGAACGATGAAAGCCAGCGAACCGCCGCAACCGATGAGCGTGCTCGCCGCCAGGATCGACGCCGAAGCCGCGATCAAGTCCTTGATCGCCCAGGTGAGCACCACCCACGGGTTACGGCACGACGGTTCCTCGAATGTCCCGTCACTACTGCACCGCCTCGGACGCTGGCGCGGGTATCTGCCGCTCGAAGCCGCCGACGACCTTCGCCACGCCCGCCGAGGGCTACTGCGGGCGCTGGACGGTTCCGACTCCCGCCCCGGGATCGTGCCGTGCCCGGACCTCGATTGCGAGGACGCCGGGATTCGGTTGCGCGCACAGAAGTTCGCCTTCGGCGTCGAGTGCCCGGCGTGCGGTCGATCGTGGACCGGGCCGGGCGAGCTGGAACGCCTGCGGGTCCTGGTGGACGCATGACCATCGAGATGCCGCCGTACCCGACCCACGGCTGGTGGGAACGCGCCCACTGCCGAGGCATGACCGACGAGCAGACCGAAGCCACGTTCTACTCGATTCAGACCAAGCGGGCCGTCGCCGAAGCGATGTCCTTATGTGCCCGCTGCGACGTCCTCGGCGACTGCCTGAGCGATGCCCTGACGGTCGAGTCCCGCACCGCTGCCGCCCCGCACGGGATCAGGGGCGGGTTACTCCCGACGCAGCGCGTGGAGATGATGCGGCGGTCGAGCCGCGAGTCACGGTGACCTACGGCCGGTAGTAGGCGTCCATCGCGGCATCACCCATCGACTCGACGGCCGCCGATTCGGCCGCCCGGAGCAACTGCGCCACGATCCGCCAGGTCGCGAGCCTCACCCGGTGACAGCGCCAGGAGCGACAGCGCGTCGGCGATCAGGACCCGGCCCGCGTGAACGTCGATGAGCCGGGCGAGATCGTCGTGCATGAGCGTGTCCATGCCGCCACCGTGAGGCCATCGCGATCGGGGCGGGTCAAGGGACATCTTCGAGACTGTCGGTGCCTGTCGGTGCCTGTCGGTGGATGTCGCTACCTGCCGACAGATGAGTGCACCTCCGGCTCGAACGGGGGGACGAGCCGGAGATGCCTGCCCAGTGTGACCGAGTGCCGCTGGTGGAGTCGAGCCACGGTGACGTGGGGCTGGTCACGGGCCGTGGGTCCAGCGGCGGGCCGTGGGTCCAGTCGTGGGTCCAGTCGGGGTGCTCAGGGGGTCGCCGCCGGGACCTTGGATGCGAGGAAACCCTTGTGAATCAAGGGCTTTCCGAAGAGCCGACGCCCGGACTCGAACCGGGAACCACCTGTTTACAAGACAGGTGCGCTGCCAATTGCGCCACGCCGGCGAGGCTGCCGCTTGATTCTAATGGGCGCGGATCCTGAGCCCTGCATGAGTCGACCCCGGCCCGTGACGGTCCAGGCCGGGGTCGAATGCCAATCGGAGGTCAGTCGTTGTCGCCGCCGGTGACGGGCATTTCATTGATGTAGGTGACACCGCGATCGTATTCCGTCCGCACGACGGTGAACTCGGCCGCCTTGATGCTGTTGGCAGCTGCACGCTTCTCCGCGAACACCTCGCGCAGGGCGGCTTCCGCCTCCTGCACGGCACGTTCACCGCGCGCCCTGGTCCGGGAGATGTTGCTGGCTGCTTGTTCGCGTGCCTGTTCTTCGAGGTTGTTGTACTTCGTCTGCACGGCCCGGAGATCGGACTGCTTCTCACTGTTCAGTGTGGCGATCTCGTCGTTGATCGAACTGATCTCCTCGCGCAGATTCGCGC
The DNA window shown above is from Candidatus Nanopelagicales bacterium and carries:
- a CDS encoding WhiB family transcriptional regulator produces the protein MTIEMPPYPTHGWWERAHCRGMTDEQTEATFYSIQTKRAVAEAMSLCARCDVLGDCLSDALTVESRTAAAPHGIRGGLLPTQRVEMMRRSSRESR
- a CDS encoding AAA family ATPase, translated to MPQESEPVVGDGAVGDAPPPPDDGILASRIDWRTAFNREHTETDWIVPGLVEAGRAVALYSPAKAGKSLFLLWLAARVALGQDIFGQPVKARTVLYVDLENTQGDVLDRMEHMGFDADTEALAERLHYLSLPMMRRLDTPEGGRQITEAALAVGADLVVIDTAARTITTAEKDADTWHNWYSNTGFPLKHHGIAVIRLDHSGKDEKKGQRGSSAKNSDVDLVVRLTATQDGAGDAVFLKAEESRQAHYLTRAKLRRGRDDCGFLTHDVESLEWPAGSIDPGVQAVMDQLDGLDVPVTAGRGTVLAALKAAGLKYPKRVVEQAIRVRKEATR